From the Prosthecobacter sp. SYSU 5D2 genome, the window CACCCATGTTGGATTCAAAAAAGGTATTCCGGATGTAGTGCGTCAGCCAGGGGGTGCGTCGGACGAAGGAGCGGCGGAAACGGTGGGCGAAGACCACCTTGCGGATGTTCTCGGCCGAGACCCCGGCGGCGTATAAGCCGGAGGTGATGGCCCCGGCGGAGGACCCGCCAACGGCGACCGGGCGTATTCCCAGGTCATGCAGGCGCGCCATGAAACCGGCGTGGGTGGCAAAGCCAAGAAAGGAGGAACCGAGGGAGATCGCGATGCGGGGTTTCAAGCGTCAGAGGGGGGAGAGGGCGTAGGTGACTCAGCAGGATGAGTGCCGCAAATGAAGAGGAGACCGCCAAACAGGCCCCAGACCACCATCATCAGCCACCCGGCCAGGGATGCTGAGACAGCGGTGGCTTCGGGCAGGCCGGTCATGGCATGAATGAGGGTTTCAAAAGTCTTTTCACGCACGCCCAGGCCGGAGACGGAAAGGGGCAGTCCGGCGGCGGTATCCACGATGGGCATGGCCGCCATGACCTCCCACAGCGGAGCCTGGCCGCCCACGGCAAAGATGGCGCAGTAAAAGGACAGGAAATGCGCGGCAAAGATGAGGGCCGAAAGGAGAATGGCCAGCAGGGAGCAGCCCCAGGATCGCCGGATGGCATCACAGGCCTGGGCAAAGTCTTTTAAGGGGGGAAAGCCCAGCAGCTTTGGAAACTGCCTTTCCCCCCAGCCATACAGGCGGGGGGTGAAGGAGATGGCAGAGAGGGTGATACCGAAAATGGAGCCTCCCAGGAACCAGGTGAAGCCTTTCACAATGGCATGCACCTCCGGACCGTAGCTTTCCAGCCGGTCACGAAAGGCCCAGCCAAAGCCGAGGAAGAGGATGGCCAGCCCGTAGATTCCCAGCATGTGATCCAGCATGATGGAGACCATAATCGGCAGTTTACGCGCTCCCGGCCGCTTTAGCAAAGCGATGGCCTTATACGCATCGCCGCCCACGGCGCCCAGGGAGGTGATGTTGAAGAAGTTGCTCACAAAGGTCAGCCGCAGCACCGTCGCGGCCGGAACAGGATGCTGCTGGCCGATAAGAAGCACCTGCCAGCGCAGGGAGTGGAACCAGCAGGAAAGACCCACCAGGGCCAGGCCCGCCAGCGTCCAGTCCCAGTGGGTGAGCATGGCCTTCAGATGCGGCAGGATGGCCACGGTGAAGCGGTGCTCACGGAAGATCATCCAGAGCAGCACCGTGGTGATGCCGATCTTGAGCAGGATGAGCAGGGCCTTCTTCATGTGCCCGGAGTGTCTCAGGCCAGACCCGCCTCTTCAATCGCCTTGGCGATGCTGTCCACGCTATGGAGGATCTCGCGGGCTTTGTTTTGATCGCTGATCTTGAGCTTGAAGTGCTTTTCAATGGCCACCACCAGTTGCAGCGCATCGACACTGTCCAGTCCGATGCCTTCAGGACCAAAGAGCGGGGCTTCGTCAGCGATTTCTTCGGCACTGACTTCCAGCATGAGCTCGCTGGCCATGACTTCTTTGATGCGTTGGCGTAGGTTCATTCGTGAAAGGGAAAAAGGAAAGAATTAGCAGGTTTCAGACAAGTGCGCCGTCCAGTTTTAAGGAAGCGCC encodes:
- a CDS encoding lysylphosphatidylglycerol synthase transmembrane domain-containing protein; the encoded protein is MKKALLILLKIGITTVLLWMIFREHRFTVAILPHLKAMLTHWDWTLAGLALVGLSCWFHSLRWQVLLIGQQHPVPAATVLRLTFVSNFFNITSLGAVGGDAYKAIALLKRPGARKLPIMVSIMLDHMLGIYGLAILFLGFGWAFRDRLESYGPEVHAIVKGFTWFLGGSIFGITLSAISFTPRLYGWGERQFPKLLGFPPLKDFAQACDAIRRSWGCSLLAILLSALIFAAHFLSFYCAIFAVGGQAPLWEVMAAMPIVDTAAGLPLSVSGLGVREKTFETLIHAMTGLPEATAVSASLAGWLMMVVWGLFGGLLFICGTHPAESPTPSPPSDA
- a CDS encoding phosphopantetheine-binding protein codes for the protein MNLRQRIKEVMASELMLEVSAEEIADEAPLFGPEGIGLDSVDALQLVVAIEKHFKLKISDQNKAREILHSVDSIAKAIEEAGLA